From the genome of Phycisphaerae bacterium:
TTGATGACGTTGAGTTCAAAAAGAGGTTCACATGGCCAAGTATAATTTCAAAATCGGGATCATGCTGGATTCGTTGCGGCTGCCGGTTGACGAGGCTTTAGCTGAAGCCCACCGCCTCGGAGCCGAGGGCATCCAGGTTTACTGCGTCGGCGGCGACCTGCACCCGGACCGGCTGACCGGCCAGGCCCGCCAGGACTTCCTGGCCAAGGTCCGCGACAACGGCTTGGTCATCTCCGCCTGGTGCGGTGAACTGGGCGGCTTCGTGGTCGATCGGCCTGAAGCCGAACACCGCGTCAGCGAGACCCTCAAGTTCCTCGAACTGACCGCCGCCACGGGTATCAAGGTCCTGACCGCCCACGTCGGCTCGTTCCGCGGTCAGCCGCAGGACAAGGTGGACAACTGCCGCTGGGCCCTCGAACAGGTGGGCAAGCGGGCCGAAAAGCTCGGCGTCACCTTCGCCACCGAGACCGGGGCCGAACCCGCCGACGAACTGCGGACTTTCCTCGACGACCTGGGCCAGCCCGGCCTCGGCGTCAACTACGACCCGGCCAACCTGGTCATGAAGGGATGGGACCACCTCGAAGGCGTCAAGGTCCTCCGTGACTACGTCGTCCATACCCACGCCAAGGACGGCCTGTTCGGCCAGGGCAAGGAAGTGGCCCTCGGCGACGGCGACGTGGATTTCCCCGGCTGGGTCGCCAATCTCAACGCGATCGGCTTCCACGGCTTCCTCGCCATCGAACGCGAAGTTGGCGAGAACCCCTCAGCCGACATCGCCCGGGCCATCGGCTTCCTGCAGAAACTCCGCTCGGGCAAGTAGCGCCGAAACCGGACCTCGTGCTTCGCGGACGCCACAGGTATCGGATGCGGTGACGCCTGGACCTTGCACCGAACCGCTGCGATGGTTACATTCACTCCGCCCGCAAAGTCACAAAGCAAGGAGGCCCGATGGCAAACCGACTTTTCGGCAAGGTGGTGCTGGTGACCGGGGCCAGCCGCGGCATCGGCCGGGCGACCGCGACGGCCCTGGCCGCTGACGGGGCGACGGTGGTCCTGGCCGCCCGGGCCGTCGACGAACTCGCCCGCACCGCCGAGGCCGTCCGTCAGGCCGGGGGCGAGGCCCTGACCGTCCCGGTTGAACTGACTGATGAGGCTTC
Proteins encoded in this window:
- a CDS encoding sugar phosphate isomerase/epimerase; translation: MAKYNFKIGIMLDSLRLPVDEALAEAHRLGAEGIQVYCVGGDLHPDRLTGQARQDFLAKVRDNGLVISAWCGELGGFVVDRPEAEHRVSETLKFLELTAATGIKVLTAHVGSFRGQPQDKVDNCRWALEQVGKRAEKLGVTFATETGAEPADELRTFLDDLGQPGLGVNYDPANLVMKGWDHLEGVKVLRDYVVHTHAKDGLFGQGKEVALGDGDVDFPGWVANLNAIGFHGFLAIEREVGENPSADIARAIGFLQKLRSGK